TAAAGATAATTACCTTACTGGAGTGTCAGCCGATAAGGTAGACTTTAAAAAAGGTGACATGATTAATGGAACAAGAGCAAGAGCTGGTGGGGAATCGTATTGGACCATATCTCTTGCACGTTATGGTGTTTTTTCTTTCCTTTTTTATATCTCATTGTTATATTTTGGGTATTTAGGAATAAAGTATAAATCTATAGAATCTACCGTCCTTTATTTTGTTGGTATTATTCTAAACACGACTATGGCAGATATTGGTCAAACTTATGGATTGAATTCAATATTGTTTTTCTTGTTGTGGTTTTCATCTTTACACTTTCACATGAATGCTAAATATTGATATATTTATAAATTATAATGAGTTTCTCTATTGTTTTTACATTTGTAGGCTACTACCTACCCGGCTATAAATCTGGCGGCCCAGTGCGGACCATTGCCAACATGGTAGAACATTTGGGTGATGATTTTGATTTTCGGATCGTCACCCGGGATCGGGATGCGTTGGATACTGAACCGTACCCAGATGTAAAGATCGATTCCTGGAACACAGTGGGTAAGGCGCAAGTATTTTATGCTTCCCAGGAAACCTTGGGATTGTGCGGGGTAGCTCGTTTGTTGCGAGAAACCCCGCATGACGTGTTGTATCTGAACAGTTTTTTTTCTTTTGGGTTCACAGCGCTGCCGCTTTTGGCAAGGCGATTGGGGCTGGCGCCGAAGAAGCCTTGCGTTATCGCACCCCGCGGGGAGTTTTCAGCAGGGGCCCTGGCCTTGAAGGCATGGAAAAAAAAGGCATATTTACGACTGACCCGGGCTGTGGGGATATCTTCCGGACTTGCCTGGCAGGCTTCAAGCCAGCACGAGGTCGATGATATCCGTTATGCCATAGGGAATACCGCCAATAATATTTTTATTGCGCCTAATCTTCCTTCTCCTTTGCAAAATGAACTCCAGATAACATCAGAAAACAATGCCATTGCTGATGATTCTTATTTACGGATCATTTTTTTGTCACGCGTATCGCCGAAGAAGAACCTGGATTTTGCGCTAAAGGTCCTCGGCCAGGTTACTGTGCCGGTGGTGTTCGATATTTACGGGGTAATAGATGACAATGCTTATTGGGACAAGTGCAGCCAGCTTATAAACACTTTGCCGGAACAGATAAAGGTTTTCTATCATGGGGTTGTTAACCATAAAGACGTGCATGAACTGCTCTCCGGGTATGATCTTTTTTTTCTGCCTACCCATGGGGAAAACTATGGCCATGCGATTTACGAGACCCTTGCAGCCGGTGTGCCGCCATTGATTAGCGATCAGACCCCATGGCGTGACCTAGATGAAAAAGGCGCTGGCTTTGTCCGGCGACTTGCTGATTTTGATGAGTTTGTTTCTGTTATCAATGCGTATGCGTACAAAACAGACGATGAGCGAACTTTTTTTCAAAAAAGTGCCCATGACTATGCTTTGCAGGTAGCCTCCGGGTCAGAAGTGCTGGAGCAGAACCGAAAACTTTTTCAACTGGCAGCCTGTGGAGAATAGGAGATTGTGTTTTTTTGAAGCGGCGCCTTCAGTGGCTGATCCGCGAATGGACTGTGAGACAAACGTGCTCGGGACATTGAATTATCTCGAAGCGGCGCGGCACTGTCAGAGCAAGCGGTTTGTTTTTGCCTCTTCCGGCGCCCCGGCCGGGGAGGTAGAGCCGCCCATTCATGAAGAATTGCCCCCGCACCCGGTTTCCCCGTATGGGGCAAGCAAGTTGGCCGGTGAAGGCTATTGCTCGGCGTATTGGAGAACGTTTGGGGTCGAGACCGTGTGCTTGCGCTTCGGGAATGTGTATGGGCCGTTTTCCGGGAAAAAGGACAGCGTGGTGGCCAAATTCATCAAGCGTGCCCTGGCGGGACAGCCCCTGGAGATTTACGGGGATGGCCGGCAAACGCGGGACTTTATCTATATAGACGACCTGGTCCGATCCATCCGCCAGGCCGCCAGCGTTCCCGATATCGGCGGGGAAACCTTCCAGATCGCCACCAGCCGGGAGACGACCGTGGGCGAACTCGTGGAGAA
The sequence above is drawn from the Desulfohalobium retbaense DSM 5692 genome and encodes:
- a CDS encoding glycosyltransferase family 4 protein, whose amino-acid sequence is MSFSIVFTFVGYYLPGYKSGGPVRTIANMVEHLGDDFDFRIVTRDRDALDTEPYPDVKIDSWNTVGKAQVFYASQETLGLCGVARLLRETPHDVLYLNSFFSFGFTALPLLARRLGLAPKKPCVIAPRGEFSAGALALKAWKKKAYLRLTRAVGISSGLAWQASSQHEVDDIRYAIGNTANNIFIAPNLPSPLQNELQITSENNAIADDSYLRIIFLSRVSPKKNLDFALKVLGQVTVPVVFDIYGVIDDNAYWDKCSQLINTLPEQIKVFYHGVVNHKDVHELLSGYDLFFLPTHGENYGHAIYETLAAGVPPLISDQTPWRDLDEKGAGFVRRLADFDEFVSVINAYAYKTDDERTFFQKSAHDYALQVASGSEVLEQNRKLFQLAACGE
- a CDS encoding NAD-dependent epimerase/dehydratase family protein, with amino-acid sequence MADPRMDCETNVLGTLNYLEAARHCQSKRFVFASSGAPAGEVEPPIHEELPPHPVSPYGASKLAGEGYCSAYWRTFGVETVCLRFGNVYGPFSGKKDSVVAKFIKRALAGQPLEIYGDGRQTRDFIYIDDLVRSIRQAASVPDIGGETFQIATSRETTVGELVEKLVPVLNRFGVSDIQVEHGERRQGDVQRNFSDTAKARKVLGWECQEELDSGLEKTISWFLKK